In the genome of Doryrhamphus excisus isolate RoL2022-K1 chromosome 11, RoL_Dexc_1.0, whole genome shotgun sequence, one region contains:
- the hephl1b gene encoding ferroxidase HEPHL1 isoform X2, translating into MAGMCSVLMLACLLFVFSLSVEGQWGRERVYYVAIIEDVWNYAPSGKNLLNNVDIANDEHASIFLQRGPQRIGREYKKAMFRQYTDATYKTQASRPPWLGFLGPILRAEVGEVIVVHLKNLASRNYSMHPHGVFYKKNMEGALYPDGTSGKLKQDDSVPPGGSYTYQWEVRPEFAPTDDDPNCLTWVYHSHLDAPRDIASGLIGALLTCKKGILNDVSEGDTARNDVNQDVFLMFNIVDENLSWYLEDNIKTYTDLPSVIEDEDFEESNLMHAINGYMFGNLPGVELCQNSAVAWHLFGMGNEVDIHSAFFHGNTLLDRGHRTDVLSLFPATFATAEMVPTARGKWLVTCQVNDHLQAGMQAFYQVNSCSNDVSSTAVSGVVRNYYVAAEEVLWDYAPSQRDLIRNVSLTAPDSPSETFFGQDGGRIGGRYLKVLYREYTDDTFRTQKTRQSDSIHLGILGPILRAEEGDTVRVIFKNNAPGNYSIQPHGLHYEKRFQGSNYDDGVDKPGASVAPGKTFTYTWQVLEGPSSSDSPCIPYLYYSATEPVEDTNSGLIGPLLVCAKGTLGDNGTQGVDKEFFLLFSVMDENLSWYFEKNIVMFGSKDTNMFDEDFQESNKMHAVNGYMYGNLPGLDMCAGDKVMWYTFGLGTEVDMHSVYFKGNTFKKQGTTRDTISLFPHTTATVEMEPNTPDTYEVSCRVTDHFSAGMRQQYRVTSCPGRQVKSTHTAPTKTVEYFIAAEEIEWDYSPDREWELEKHGSTLEDSPGNIFVEKGQNKIGSRYTKAVYREYSDDTFRLQKRRNGSQQHLGILGPVIKAEVGEQIIITFKNKASYPYAISAHGVKASGASIAVDPGYVTMVQWDVPESSGPGESDPNCISYAYYSDIDFIRDVYSGLLGPLVVCRRGTLRGEGPNRQRVDVEKEFALLFMVHDENQSHYLKENIKKYIGENPDNFIPDEDFEESNKMHGINGKLYGNLHGLEMTQGQKVDWYLLGMGNEVDIHTVHFHAETFTYKTDRVHRADVFDLFPGTFQTVEMVAGNPGTWLLHCHVTDHIHAGMETTFTIKDPKISAHAPATEGSIRMLLLFLTFGLLAVH; encoded by the exons ATGGCGGGGATGTGTAGTGTCCTGATGCTggcttgtttgttgtttgtcttcAGCTTGTCCGTGGAGGGTCAGTGGGGCCGAGAAAGGGTTTATTATGTGGCAATCATCGAGGACGTGTGGAATTATGCTCCAAGTGGAAAAAACCTGCTCAACAACGTGGACATCGCAAATGATGA GCATGCGTCAATATTTCTACAGAGAGGACCCCAGCGCATCGGCAGAGAATACAAAAAGGCCATGTTCCGACAATACACAGATGCCACATACAAAACACAAGCCAGCCGACCACCCTGGTTGGGCTTTCTGGGGCCGATACTGCGAGCAGAGGTTGGCGAAGTTATCGTGGTCCACCTGAAAAACCTTGCATCCAGGAACTACTCGATGCATCCCCATGGAGTTTTTTATAAGAAGAACATGGAGG GAGCGCTTTATCCAGACGGGACATCTGGTAAGCTAAAGCAGGATGACTCCgtaccaccagggggcagcTACACATACCAGTGGGAGGTCAGACCTGAATTTGCCCCCACTGATGATGACCCCAACTGTTTGACTTGGGTCTACCACTCTCACTTGGACGCCCCCAGGGACATTGCCTCAGGACTTATAGGGGCCTTGCTTACGTGTAAGAAAG GAATCCTGAATGATGTTAGTGAAGGGGACACAGCTCGCAACGACGTGAACCAGGATGTCTTCCTGATGTTTAACATAGTGGATGAGAACCTGAGCTGGTACCTTGAGGATAACATTAAGACCTACACGGATCTACCCTCGGTTATCGAGGATGAAGATTTTGAGGAGTCAAACTTGATGCATG CCATCAATGGCTACATGTTTGGTAACCTGCCCGGAGTTGAGCTATGCCAGAACAGTGCAGTGGCTTGGCATTTGTTTGGCATGGGTAACGAGGTGGATATTCACTCAGCCTTTTTCCATGGGAATACCTTACTGGACCGCGGCCATCGAACAGATGTCCTCAGCCTTTTTCCGGCCACTTTTGCTACAGCTGAGATGGTCCCGACTGCGAGGGGCAAGTGGCTGGTGACATGCCAAGTTAATGACCACCTACAGG CCGGGATGCAGGCCTTTTATCAAGTGAATTCCTGCAGCAATGACGTCAGCTCCACAGCAGTGAGCGGTGTTGTCAGGAATTACTACGTGGCAGCAGAGGAAGTGCTGTGGGACTATGCTCCTTCACAACGAGATCTTATCCGAAATGTTTCCCTGACTGCGCCTGACAG TCCATCAGAGACATTTTTTGGTCAAGATGGCGGTCGGATTGGTGGTCGTTATTTGAAGGTGTTATACAGAGAGTACACTGATGATACTTTCAGGACTCAAAAAACACGGCAGTCAGATTCTATCCACCTGGGAATCTTAG GTCCGATCCTGAGAGCGGAGGAGGGAGACACCGTCAGAGTGATTTTCAAGAACAACGCTCCCGGAAACTATAGTATTCAGCCTCATGGCCTTCACTATGAAAAACGCTTCCAGGGAAGCAACTATGACGATG GTGTTGATAAACCTGGAGCCTCCGTCGCTCCGGGGAAAACCTTTACCTACACCTGGCAGGTCCTGGAAGGTCCGTCGTCCTCAGATTCTCCATGTATCCCTTACTTGTACTACTCTGCAACGGAGCCTGTGGAGGACACCAACTCGGGATTAATTGGACCTCTGCTTGTGTGTGCCAAAGGAACGCTGGGAGATAACGGAACTCAG GGTGTGGACAAGGAGTTCTTTCTTCTGTTTTCTGTCATGGATGAAAACCTCAGCTGGTATTTTGAGAAGAACATTGTGATGTTTGGCAGCAAGGACACAAATATGTTCGATGAAGACTTCCAAGAGAGCAATAAGATGCATG CCGTAAATGGTTACATGTACGGGAACCTTCCAGGATTGGATATGTGTGCTGGAGATAAAGTCATGTGGTACACATTTGGTCTCGGAACTGAGGTGGACATGCACAGTGTTTACTTCAAAGGGAACACCTTTAAAAAGCAAGGCACCACACGTGACACCATCAGCCTCTTCCCTCACACCACTGCTACTGTGGAAATGGAGCCAAACACTCCTG ACACTTACGAGGTGAGCTGCAGGGTAACAGACCACTTCTCAGCCGGAATGAGGCAACAGTACAGGGTGACGTCCTGCCCAGGTCGCCAAGTGAAGAGCACGCATACAGCGCCTACTAAAACTGTTGAGTATTTTATCGCCGCTGAAGAAATAGAGTGGGACTACTCACCTGACAGGGAGTGGGAGCTGGAGAAACATGGCAGCACATTAGAGGACAG tccagGCAATATATTTGTGGAGAAAGGACAGAACAAAATTGGATCCCGCTACACGAAGGCAGTGTATCGAGAATACTCTGATGACACCTTCAGACTTCAGAAGAGAAGGAATGGCAGCCAACAGCACTTGGGAATTTTGG GTCCAGTCATCAAGGCGGAGGTGGGAGAGCAGATCATAATCACATTTAAGAACAAAGCCAGCTATCCATATGCCATTTCTGCACATGGTGTTAAAGCCAGTGGCGCTTCAATTGCTGTGGACCCTG GCTATGTGACGATGGTGCAGTGGGATGTACCTGAAAGCTCTGGACCAGGGGAGTCGGACCCAAACTGCATTTCCTATGCCTACTACTCAGACATTGATTTCATCAGG GATGTGTACAGCGGTCTTCTGGGCCCGCTGGTGGTCTGCAGGCGTGGGACTCTGAGGGGCGAGGGGCCCAACCGACAGAGGGTCGACGTTGAGAAGGAGTTCGCTCTGCTTTTTATGGTGCATGATGAAAACCAGTCTCACTACCTGAAggagaacataaaaaaatacatcggGGAGAACCCTGACAACTTCATACCGGATGAAGACTTTGAGGAGAGCAACAAGATGCACG GGATCAATGGTAAATTATATGGTAACCTACATGGACTGGAGATGACCCAGGGCCAAAAGGTGGACTGGTACTTACTGGGGATGGGCAACGAAGTGGACATTCACACTGTACACTTCCACGCAGAGACTTTTACCTACAAG ACTGACCGCGTGCACCGCGCCGACGTCTTTGACCTCTTTCCGGGGACTTTTCAAACAGTGGAGATGGTGGCTGGAAATCCAGGAACGTGGCTGCTGCACTGTCACGTGACCGACCATATCCATGCAGGCATGGAGACCACTTTTACCATCAAAG ATCCAAAGATCTCTGCACATG CACCAGCTACTGAAGGCTCCATAAGGATGCTGCTGCTCTTCCTCACATTTGGACTTTTGGCTGTACACTGA
- the hephl1b gene encoding ferroxidase HEPHL1 isoform X1, producing the protein MAGMCSVLMLACLLFVFSLSVEGQWGRERVYYVAIIEDVWNYAPSGKNLLNNVDIANDEHASIFLQRGPQRIGREYKKAMFRQYTDATYKTQASRPPWLGFLGPILRAEVGEVIVVHLKNLASRNYSMHPHGVFYKKNMEGALYPDGTSGKLKQDDSVPPGGSYTYQWEVRPEFAPTDDDPNCLTWVYHSHLDAPRDIASGLIGALLTCKKGILNDVSEGDTARNDVNQDVFLMFNIVDENLSWYLEDNIKTYTDLPSVIEDEDFEESNLMHAINGYMFGNLPGVELCQNSAVAWHLFGMGNEVDIHSAFFHGNTLLDRGHRTDVLSLFPATFATAEMVPTARGKWLVTCQVNDHLQAGMQAFYQVNSCSNDVSSTAVSGVVRNYYVAAEEVLWDYAPSQRDLIRNVSLTAPDSPSETFFGQDGGRIGGRYLKVLYREYTDDTFRTQKTRQSDSIHLGILGPILRAEEGDTVRVIFKNNAPGNYSIQPHGLHYEKRFQGSNYDDGVDKPGASVAPGKTFTYTWQVLEGPSSSDSPCIPYLYYSATEPVEDTNSGLIGPLLVCAKGTLGDNGTQKGVDKEFFLLFSVMDENLSWYFEKNIVMFGSKDTNMFDEDFQESNKMHAVNGYMYGNLPGLDMCAGDKVMWYTFGLGTEVDMHSVYFKGNTFKKQGTTRDTISLFPHTTATVEMEPNTPDTYEVSCRVTDHFSAGMRQQYRVTSCPGRQVKSTHTAPTKTVEYFIAAEEIEWDYSPDREWELEKHGSTLEDSPGNIFVEKGQNKIGSRYTKAVYREYSDDTFRLQKRRNGSQQHLGILGPVIKAEVGEQIIITFKNKASYPYAISAHGVKASGASIAVDPGYVTMVQWDVPESSGPGESDPNCISYAYYSDIDFIRDVYSGLLGPLVVCRRGTLRGEGPNRQRVDVEKEFALLFMVHDENQSHYLKENIKKYIGENPDNFIPDEDFEESNKMHGINGKLYGNLHGLEMTQGQKVDWYLLGMGNEVDIHTVHFHAETFTYKTDRVHRADVFDLFPGTFQTVEMVAGNPGTWLLHCHVTDHIHAGMETTFTIKDPKISAHAPATEGSIRMLLLFLTFGLLAVH; encoded by the exons ATGGCGGGGATGTGTAGTGTCCTGATGCTggcttgtttgttgtttgtcttcAGCTTGTCCGTGGAGGGTCAGTGGGGCCGAGAAAGGGTTTATTATGTGGCAATCATCGAGGACGTGTGGAATTATGCTCCAAGTGGAAAAAACCTGCTCAACAACGTGGACATCGCAAATGATGA GCATGCGTCAATATTTCTACAGAGAGGACCCCAGCGCATCGGCAGAGAATACAAAAAGGCCATGTTCCGACAATACACAGATGCCACATACAAAACACAAGCCAGCCGACCACCCTGGTTGGGCTTTCTGGGGCCGATACTGCGAGCAGAGGTTGGCGAAGTTATCGTGGTCCACCTGAAAAACCTTGCATCCAGGAACTACTCGATGCATCCCCATGGAGTTTTTTATAAGAAGAACATGGAGG GAGCGCTTTATCCAGACGGGACATCTGGTAAGCTAAAGCAGGATGACTCCgtaccaccagggggcagcTACACATACCAGTGGGAGGTCAGACCTGAATTTGCCCCCACTGATGATGACCCCAACTGTTTGACTTGGGTCTACCACTCTCACTTGGACGCCCCCAGGGACATTGCCTCAGGACTTATAGGGGCCTTGCTTACGTGTAAGAAAG GAATCCTGAATGATGTTAGTGAAGGGGACACAGCTCGCAACGACGTGAACCAGGATGTCTTCCTGATGTTTAACATAGTGGATGAGAACCTGAGCTGGTACCTTGAGGATAACATTAAGACCTACACGGATCTACCCTCGGTTATCGAGGATGAAGATTTTGAGGAGTCAAACTTGATGCATG CCATCAATGGCTACATGTTTGGTAACCTGCCCGGAGTTGAGCTATGCCAGAACAGTGCAGTGGCTTGGCATTTGTTTGGCATGGGTAACGAGGTGGATATTCACTCAGCCTTTTTCCATGGGAATACCTTACTGGACCGCGGCCATCGAACAGATGTCCTCAGCCTTTTTCCGGCCACTTTTGCTACAGCTGAGATGGTCCCGACTGCGAGGGGCAAGTGGCTGGTGACATGCCAAGTTAATGACCACCTACAGG CCGGGATGCAGGCCTTTTATCAAGTGAATTCCTGCAGCAATGACGTCAGCTCCACAGCAGTGAGCGGTGTTGTCAGGAATTACTACGTGGCAGCAGAGGAAGTGCTGTGGGACTATGCTCCTTCACAACGAGATCTTATCCGAAATGTTTCCCTGACTGCGCCTGACAG TCCATCAGAGACATTTTTTGGTCAAGATGGCGGTCGGATTGGTGGTCGTTATTTGAAGGTGTTATACAGAGAGTACACTGATGATACTTTCAGGACTCAAAAAACACGGCAGTCAGATTCTATCCACCTGGGAATCTTAG GTCCGATCCTGAGAGCGGAGGAGGGAGACACCGTCAGAGTGATTTTCAAGAACAACGCTCCCGGAAACTATAGTATTCAGCCTCATGGCCTTCACTATGAAAAACGCTTCCAGGGAAGCAACTATGACGATG GTGTTGATAAACCTGGAGCCTCCGTCGCTCCGGGGAAAACCTTTACCTACACCTGGCAGGTCCTGGAAGGTCCGTCGTCCTCAGATTCTCCATGTATCCCTTACTTGTACTACTCTGCAACGGAGCCTGTGGAGGACACCAACTCGGGATTAATTGGACCTCTGCTTGTGTGTGCCAAAGGAACGCTGGGAGATAACGGAACTCAG AAGGGTGTGGACAAGGAGTTCTTTCTTCTGTTTTCTGTCATGGATGAAAACCTCAGCTGGTATTTTGAGAAGAACATTGTGATGTTTGGCAGCAAGGACACAAATATGTTCGATGAAGACTTCCAAGAGAGCAATAAGATGCATG CCGTAAATGGTTACATGTACGGGAACCTTCCAGGATTGGATATGTGTGCTGGAGATAAAGTCATGTGGTACACATTTGGTCTCGGAACTGAGGTGGACATGCACAGTGTTTACTTCAAAGGGAACACCTTTAAAAAGCAAGGCACCACACGTGACACCATCAGCCTCTTCCCTCACACCACTGCTACTGTGGAAATGGAGCCAAACACTCCTG ACACTTACGAGGTGAGCTGCAGGGTAACAGACCACTTCTCAGCCGGAATGAGGCAACAGTACAGGGTGACGTCCTGCCCAGGTCGCCAAGTGAAGAGCACGCATACAGCGCCTACTAAAACTGTTGAGTATTTTATCGCCGCTGAAGAAATAGAGTGGGACTACTCACCTGACAGGGAGTGGGAGCTGGAGAAACATGGCAGCACATTAGAGGACAG tccagGCAATATATTTGTGGAGAAAGGACAGAACAAAATTGGATCCCGCTACACGAAGGCAGTGTATCGAGAATACTCTGATGACACCTTCAGACTTCAGAAGAGAAGGAATGGCAGCCAACAGCACTTGGGAATTTTGG GTCCAGTCATCAAGGCGGAGGTGGGAGAGCAGATCATAATCACATTTAAGAACAAAGCCAGCTATCCATATGCCATTTCTGCACATGGTGTTAAAGCCAGTGGCGCTTCAATTGCTGTGGACCCTG GCTATGTGACGATGGTGCAGTGGGATGTACCTGAAAGCTCTGGACCAGGGGAGTCGGACCCAAACTGCATTTCCTATGCCTACTACTCAGACATTGATTTCATCAGG GATGTGTACAGCGGTCTTCTGGGCCCGCTGGTGGTCTGCAGGCGTGGGACTCTGAGGGGCGAGGGGCCCAACCGACAGAGGGTCGACGTTGAGAAGGAGTTCGCTCTGCTTTTTATGGTGCATGATGAAAACCAGTCTCACTACCTGAAggagaacataaaaaaatacatcggGGAGAACCCTGACAACTTCATACCGGATGAAGACTTTGAGGAGAGCAACAAGATGCACG GGATCAATGGTAAATTATATGGTAACCTACATGGACTGGAGATGACCCAGGGCCAAAAGGTGGACTGGTACTTACTGGGGATGGGCAACGAAGTGGACATTCACACTGTACACTTCCACGCAGAGACTTTTACCTACAAG ACTGACCGCGTGCACCGCGCCGACGTCTTTGACCTCTTTCCGGGGACTTTTCAAACAGTGGAGATGGTGGCTGGAAATCCAGGAACGTGGCTGCTGCACTGTCACGTGACCGACCATATCCATGCAGGCATGGAGACCACTTTTACCATCAAAG ATCCAAAGATCTCTGCACATG CACCAGCTACTGAAGGCTCCATAAGGATGCTGCTGCTCTTCCTCACATTTGGACTTTTGGCTGTACACTGA